The window tttcattttcctttttattcTTAGTGAATTGTGCTTTTTAAGCTtggattttatattttatagctatgtttttttttgtttttcttaaaatttcttTTCAAACATAAAACAGTTTCCCCGGTAGCTCACCACTTCACTTGGCTGCAAGAGCTGGTTCTCTTGATTGCGTCCGCGAATTGTTAGCCTGGGGAGCAGATCGATTACACAGAGATGATTCAGGgtatctttctttttctctgttgatcttttcaatttttattaaACAAAGTTTAGAGTCCTGAACTTTGATTAACGAGTAAATTTCCCTGTTGTTCAATTTATTCTGAGTTGATCTAGCTTAATAATAGTGAATCTGAATATAATCTTTGTGTGACTCCACCATAGTTCATTTTGTTGGTTATCTAAATATGCCATGTAATGATTGTGGTACAGGAGAATACCATTCACGGTTGCTTTAAGATACAAACATGGTGCGTGCGCGGTTTTGCTGAATCCTTCATCCGCAGAGCCTCTTGTCTGGCCATCGTCATTGAAGTTCGTCAGTGAGCTCAATGAAGAGGCAAAATCTTTGCTAGAACGCGCCCTGATGGAGGTTAACAAGGAGAGGGAAAAGAATATCCTAAAAGGAACAGCTTATTCGGCAATCAATTCTGATGATGGGATGGATGGTAATATCTCTGAGGTAATTACCTCTCATAAATCTATGAAGTACTCAAGTGTGTTGAATTCATTTCAAAATGTCAAACTATTGTGTGCATGTTTTAAACGCGAAGGCATTTCATATTTTTCTCTTTAGTATACTCTTTGGTTAGCTGCTAAGCTAGTTTTAGCTTAGAGCTATCTGCTTATAGCTTCAAGTCTTTGGTACTCACTAGGAATTATGTGTCTAATTGCAGGTGAGTGACACAGAAGTTTGTTGTATATGCTTTGATCAATTATGCACAATTCAGGTGCAGGAGTGCGGGCACCAGATGTGTGCACATTGCATACTGGCCTTGTGCTGTCATAGCAAGCCTAATACTACTACGACTAGTCCTACCGAACCTCTGTGCCCATTCTGCCGTAGTAGAATTGTACAATTGCAAGTTATCAAGTTTGAAAAGGATGAAGACACAAGCCATGATATCTACTCCTCCAAGATTAGGAAGTCTAGGAGGTCAAGAAACTTCAGTGAGGGAAGTAGTAGTTTTAAGGGCTTATCTGCAGTGAGATCTTTTGGTAAAATGACTGGACGTGGCTCAGGTAGGATTGCTGCTGAAAACGAATATATCGATAAGCCAATAAACCCTAGACTGATTGCAGACATTGGCTATTAAGAACAACAACTGTGGATTC is drawn from Nicotiana tabacum cultivar K326 chromosome 22, ASM71507v2, whole genome shotgun sequence and contains these coding sequences:
- the LOC107777997 gene encoding LOW QUALITY PROTEIN: putative E3 ubiquitin-protein ligase XBAT31 (The sequence of the model RefSeq protein was modified relative to this genomic sequence to represent the inferred CDS: substituted 1 base at 1 genomic stop codon), whose amino-acid sequence is MGQGLSCGASDEHGLFSAVQCGDLETVKALMERNPSLVHHSTIYDRQSALHIAAANGQIEVVSMLIDQSVNPDLLNRYKQTPLMLAAMHGKLSCVQKLIEAGANILMFDSLNGRTCLHYAAYYGRIFLVKASMRIHFFFFFFFFFFFSIDCSKLLYWNXTFRGYARFVNVKDGKGATPLHLAARQRRPECVHFLLDNGALVYASTGGYGFPGSSPLHLAARAGSLDCVRELLAWGADRLHRDDSGRIPFTVALRYKHGACAVLLNPSSAEPLVWPSSLKFVSELNEEAKSLLERALMEVNKEREKNILKGTAYSAINSDDGMDGNISEVSDTEVCCICFDQLCTIQVQECGHQMCAHCILALCCHSKPNTTTTSPTEPLCPFCRSRIVQLQVIKFEKDEDTSHDIYSSKIRKSRRSRNFSEGSSSFKGLSAVRSFGKMTGRGSGRIAAENEYIDKPINPRLIADIGY